In Acidimicrobiales bacterium, the genomic window CTCCCCGGAGTGGGAGCCCTTCATGACGCCCGACTGGGACCCGTCCCACCGCGAGCAGTTCACCCCTCCTGACGAGTCCTCCGCGGCCGTTGGCGACCCGCTGGCCGACAACGCCGATGCGGAGCCGGTCGAGTCGGCCCCTGCGCCGGGCCCGACCAGTGCCTACCGACGGGCCCGACGCCTCGCCGGGCGGGTGAAGCGCCGGGTCACCGGGGCGCACTGAGGCCGTCGGGGCGACTCAGTCCGCGTCGGGTGCGGTGGCGTCCCGCTCCGCCTGGAGGCGGGCGGCGCGGCGGTTGGCCATCCAGAGGATCCAGGCGAACAGGGCGATGGGGACGGCCACCACGAGCGCCTCGTCCCAGCCGCCCTGGTGCGCCAGGATCGTCGCCTCCATCACCCGGCGAGCGTAGGCGGGCGCCCGCCGCGTTCCCGACCTGGCGCCGACGGGAACACGCTCGCCCGCTTCGGGGTTTGCACGGCCATGACCGGTAGAATGGCCACCGTGGACGACCAGGCGACCGTCGAGCGCGACGGCGACACCGACAGCGACATCGACGACCGCCTCCGCGCCACCATCGAGGCCATCCGCCCCGCGGTGCAGGCCGACGGCGGCGACATCTTCTTCCACGGGATCGACGACCGCGGGGTGGTCACCGTCGAGCTGGTGGGGGCGTGCGTGAGCTGCCCGGCGTCGACCCTGACTCTCAAGGCGGGCGTCGAGCGCATCTTGAAGGACCGGGTGCCCGGGGTGACGAGCGTGATCAGCCTCGGCGAGAACGACGAGACCGTCGTCTCGCTGTAACGCCCTCGTGGAGCGCTCTCTGCGCTCCGTTCGCTCCGGTGGTCAGGAGCGCTTGAC contains:
- a CDS encoding NifU family protein, coding for MDDRLRATIEAIRPAVQADGGDIFFHGIDDRGVVTVELVGACVSCPASTLTLKAGVERILKDRVPGVTSVISLGENDETVVSL